One genomic segment of Impatiens glandulifera chromosome 6, dImpGla2.1, whole genome shotgun sequence includes these proteins:
- the LOC124941290 gene encoding putative clathrin assembly protein At5g35200, whose product MSGGGTQKSIRKALGAIKDTTTVSLAKVNSDYKELDIAIVNATNHHERPAREKNIRAIFAAVSASRPRADVAYCIHGLARRLSKTHNWAVALKTMIVIHRALREVDPTFHEEFINYGRSRGHMLNMTYFKDDSSPNAWDYSAWVRSYALFLEERLECFRVLKFDVETDRPRTKDLGTQELLEQLPALQQLLFRVLGCQPQGAAIHNFVIQLALSLVASESMKIYQAISDGTVNLVDKFFEMQRHDALKALDIYRRAGQQAERLSEFYEVCKNLDIGRGEKFITIEQPPVSFLQAMEEYVSEAPRISTVRKDQVSDATPKVILAIEHKKTQEARPPSPPPPPPEPEFEPEPVKVEAPIVKAPDLLDLNDPVTAAASELDEKNALALAIVPIATADYPDSTSRNLANGTTGWELALVTAPSFSETATTSSKLGGGLDKFTLDSLYDDAIRRNNQPVSYNPWEPAPVAHSSMPQSAAYDPFFASNNMAAPHSVQMAAMANQNQAYLYQQQQHQQQQMMMMMGPQHQMQQQNPFGNPYGSSIHPHGTGMPVQAAYGHYNTGFM is encoded by the exons ATGTCAGGAGGTGGTACCCAGAAGAGTATTAGGAAAGCACTTGGAGCTATTAAGGATACAACTACTGTTAGTTTAGCTAAAGTAAATAGTGATTACAAG GAATTGGATATTGCAATTGTTAATGCCACAAATCATCATGAACGCCCAGCAAGAGAGAAGAACATAAGAG CTATTTTTGCTGCCGTTTCGGCTTCAAGACCTCGAGCTGATGTTGCATATTGCATACATGGCCTCGCCCGTCGATTATCTAAAACACATAATTGGGCG GTTGCTCTTAAAACGATGATTGTTATTCATCGTGCTCTAAGGGAAGTGGACCCAACATTCCACGAAGAATTCATTAATTATGGAAGGAGCAGAGGTCATATGCTCAACATGACTTACTTCAAGGATGATTCTAGTCCAAATG CATGGGATTATTCAGCTTGGGTTCGCAGTTATGCGCTGTTTCTGGAAGAAAGACTAGAGTGTTTTCGTGTATTGAAGTTTGATGTGGAGACTGATCGTCCG AGAACTAAGGATTTGGGAACTCAGGAATTGCTGGAACAGTTACCTGCATTGCAGCAACTTCTATTTCGTGTACTTGGTTGCCAG CCACAAGGTGCAGCAATCCACAATTTTGTGATTCAGTTAGCACTTTCTTTG GTTGCTTCTGAAAGCATGAAAATCTATCAAGCTATAAGTGATGGTACTGTTAACTTGGTTGACAAG TTTTTTGAGATGCAACGCCATGATGCCCTTAAGGCTTTAGACATATACAGAAGAGCAGGGCAGCAG GCAGAGAGGCTGTCGGAATTTTATGAAGTATGTAAAAATCTTGATATTGGTCGTGGAGAGAAATTTATTACGATTGAACAG CCTCCTGTTTCATTTCTACAAGCCATGGAGGAATATGTAAGTGAAGCACCACGCATTTCAACTGTTCGCAAAGATCAG GTGAGTGATGCTACTCCTAAGGTGATCTTAGCCATAGAACACAAGAAAACTCAAGAGGCACGCCCTCCATCaccacctccaccaccacctGAACCTGAATTTGAACCAGAACCAGTAAAAGTTGAAGCTCCAATTGTTAAGGCCCCTGATTTGCTG GATTTGAATGATCCTGTCACCGCTGCCGCTTCAGAATTAGACGAGAAGAATGCACTGGCATTGGCGATTGTACCTATTG CTACTGCTGATTATCCAGACTCTACCAGCAGAAATCTAGCAAATGGAACTACAGGCTGGGAGCTAGCCCTTGTAACAGCCCCTAGCTTCAGTGAGACTGCTACAACATCTAGCAAATTG GGTGGTGGGCTCGACAAATTTACACTAGACAGCCTATATGATGATGCAATAAGACGAAACAACCAACCCGTCAGTTACAACCCATGGGAGCCTGCACCAGTGGCCCACTCTAGCATGCCCCAATCAGCAGCTTATGATCCATTCTTTGCCTCCAATAATATGGCTGCTCCACATTCAGTACAAATGGCAGCCATGGCCAACCAAAATCAGGCCTACCTTTACCAACAACAGCAGCACCAGCAGCAacaaatgatgatgatgatgggaCCTCAGCATCAAATGCAACAACAAAATCCTTTCGGAAACCCTTATGGATCTAGCATTCACCCACATGGCACTGGTATGCCTGTGCAAGCCGCGTATGGTCATTACAACACGGGATTCATGTAa
- the LOC124942814 gene encoding 36.4 kDa proline-rich protein isoform X1, with protein sequence MEFVPLFIFMFFISSLAIPTLGCGTCKPPKDPNVKPPVTLPPVIKPPVDLPPVTLPPGIIPPIIKPPVDLPPVKLPPGVKPPIDLPPVVKPPVDLPVPLPPVPLPLPPVPLPLPPVKLPPLPLPPVKLPPLPLPPVPLPLPPVVKPPVDLPPKTLPPGKPKKKPCPPVPPKKKKKPATCPINTLKLGGCVDALGGLVHIVIGDPVVNKCCPIISGITDVEAAVCLCTTLKLKALNLNIYVPIALQLLVTCGKSPPPGFKCAI encoded by the exons ATGGAGTTTGTTCCTCTTTTCATTTTCATGTTCTTTATCTCCTCCTTAGCCATCCCAACTCTTGGCTGTGGAACTTGTAAACCACCCAAAGACCCCAATGTCAAACCTCCGGTGACTCTTCCACCGGTTATCAAGCCGCCAGTTGACTTGCCGCCGGTCACTCTTCCTCCCGGCATTATTCCACCTATTATCAAACCACCTGTTGACCTACCACCTGTGAAACTTCCACCGGGTGTCAAACCACCTATTGACCTACCACCGGTTGTCAAGCCACCAGTTGACCTACCAGTACCCCTACCACCGGTGCCCCTACCCCTGCCACCGGTTCCTCTACCCTTGCCACCGGTGAAACTTCCACCCCTACCCCTGCCACCAGTGAAACTTCCACCCCTACCCCTGCCACCGGTGCCCCTACCCTTGCCACCGGTTGTGAAGCCACCGGTTGACCTACCACCAAAGACACTTCCTCCGg GAAAACCAAAGAAGAAACCTTGCCCACCAGTGCctccaaagaagaagaagaagcctGCAACATGTCCAATAAACACGTTAAAGTTGGGTGGTTGTGTGGATGCTCTAGGAGGACTTGTTCATATTGTGATCGGCGATCCAGTTGTGAACAAATGTTGTCCAATTATCTCAGGAATAACAGATGTTGAAGCTGCTGTTTGTCTTTGCACCACTCTTAAGTTGAAAGCCTTAAATCTCAACATTTATGTGCCAATTGCACTTCAACTTCTTGTCACTTGTGGCAAATCCCCACCTCCTGGTTTCAAATGCGCTATCTAG
- the LOC124942814 gene encoding 36.4 kDa proline-rich protein isoform X2, with amino-acid sequence MEFVPLFIFMFFISSLAIPTLGCGTCKPPKDPNVKPPVTLPPVIKPPVDLPPVTLPPGIIPPIIKPPVDLPPVKLPPGVKPPIDLPPVVKPPVDLPVPLPPVKLPPLPLPPVKLPPLPLPPVPLPLPPVVKPPVDLPPKTLPPGKPKKKPCPPVPPKKKKKPATCPINTLKLGGCVDALGGLVHIVIGDPVVNKCCPIISGITDVEAAVCLCTTLKLKALNLNIYVPIALQLLVTCGKSPPPGFKCAI; translated from the exons ATGGAGTTTGTTCCTCTTTTCATTTTCATGTTCTTTATCTCCTCCTTAGCCATCCCAACTCTTGGCTGTGGAACTTGTAAACCACCCAAAGACCCCAATGTCAAACCTCCGGTGACTCTTCCACCGGTTATCAAGCCGCCAGTTGACTTGCCGCCGGTCACTCTTCCTCCCGGCATTATTCCACCTATTATCAAACCACCTGTTGACCTACCACCTGTGAAACTTCCACCGGGTGTCAAACCACCTATTGACCTACCACCGGTTGTCAAGCCACCAGTTGACCTACCAGTACCCCTA CCACCGGTGAAACTTCCACCCCTACCCCTGCCACCAGTGAAACTTCCACCCCTACCCCTGCCACCGGTGCCCCTACCCTTGCCACCGGTTGTGAAGCCACCGGTTGACCTACCACCAAAGACACTTCCTCCGg GAAAACCAAAGAAGAAACCTTGCCCACCAGTGCctccaaagaagaagaagaagcctGCAACATGTCCAATAAACACGTTAAAGTTGGGTGGTTGTGTGGATGCTCTAGGAGGACTTGTTCATATTGTGATCGGCGATCCAGTTGTGAACAAATGTTGTCCAATTATCTCAGGAATAACAGATGTTGAAGCTGCTGTTTGTCTTTGCACCACTCTTAAGTTGAAAGCCTTAAATCTCAACATTTATGTGCCAATTGCACTTCAACTTCTTGTCACTTGTGGCAAATCCCCACCTCCTGGTTTCAAATGCGCTATCTAG
- the LOC124942814 gene encoding 36.4 kDa proline-rich protein isoform X3 — MEFVPLFIFMFFISSLAIPTLGCGTCKPPKDPNVKPPVTLPPVIKPPVDLPPVTLPPGIIPPIIKPPVDLPPVKLPPGVKPPIDLPPVVKPPVDLPVPLPPVKLPPLPLPPVPLPLPPVVKPPVDLPPKTLPPGKPKKKPCPPVPPKKKKKPATCPINTLKLGGCVDALGGLVHIVIGDPVVNKCCPIISGITDVEAAVCLCTTLKLKALNLNIYVPIALQLLVTCGKSPPPGFKCAI; from the exons ATGGAGTTTGTTCCTCTTTTCATTTTCATGTTCTTTATCTCCTCCTTAGCCATCCCAACTCTTGGCTGTGGAACTTGTAAACCACCCAAAGACCCCAATGTCAAACCTCCGGTGACTCTTCCACCGGTTATCAAGCCGCCAGTTGACTTGCCGCCGGTCACTCTTCCTCCCGGCATTATTCCACCTATTATCAAACCACCTGTTGACCTACCACCTGTGAAACTTCCACCGGGTGTCAAACCACCTATTGACCTACCACCGGTTGTCAAGCCACCAGTTGACCTACCAGTACCCCTACCACCG GTGAAACTTCCACCCCTACCCCTGCCACCGGTGCCCCTACCCTTGCCACCGGTTGTGAAGCCACCGGTTGACCTACCACCAAAGACACTTCCTCCGg GAAAACCAAAGAAGAAACCTTGCCCACCAGTGCctccaaagaagaagaagaagcctGCAACATGTCCAATAAACACGTTAAAGTTGGGTGGTTGTGTGGATGCTCTAGGAGGACTTGTTCATATTGTGATCGGCGATCCAGTTGTGAACAAATGTTGTCCAATTATCTCAGGAATAACAGATGTTGAAGCTGCTGTTTGTCTTTGCACCACTCTTAAGTTGAAAGCCTTAAATCTCAACATTTATGTGCCAATTGCACTTCAACTTCTTGTCACTTGTGGCAAATCCCCACCTCCTGGTTTCAAATGCGCTATCTAG
- the LOC124942814 gene encoding 36.4 kDa proline-rich protein isoform X4 — translation MEFVPLFIFMFFISSLAIPTLGCGTCKPPKDPNVKPPVTLPPVIKPPVDLPPVTLPPGIIPPIIKPPVDLPPVKLPPVPLPLPPVPLPLPPVKLPPLPLPPVKLPPLPLPPVPLPLPPVVKPPVDLPPKTLPPGKPKKKPCPPVPPKKKKKPATCPINTLKLGGCVDALGGLVHIVIGDPVVNKCCPIISGITDVEAAVCLCTTLKLKALNLNIYVPIALQLLVTCGKSPPPGFKCAI, via the exons ATGGAGTTTGTTCCTCTTTTCATTTTCATGTTCTTTATCTCCTCCTTAGCCATCCCAACTCTTGGCTGTGGAACTTGTAAACCACCCAAAGACCCCAATGTCAAACCTCCGGTGACTCTTCCACCGGTTATCAAGCCGCCAGTTGACTTGCCGCCGGTCACTCTTCCTCCCGGCATTATTCCACCTATTATCAAACCACCTGTTGACCTACCACCTGTGAAACTTCCACCGG TGCCCCTACCCCTGCCACCGGTTCCTCTACCCTTGCCACCGGTGAAACTTCCACCCCTACCCCTGCCACCAGTGAAACTTCCACCCCTACCCCTGCCACCGGTGCCCCTACCCTTGCCACCGGTTGTGAAGCCACCGGTTGACCTACCACCAAAGACACTTCCTCCGg GAAAACCAAAGAAGAAACCTTGCCCACCAGTGCctccaaagaagaagaagaagcctGCAACATGTCCAATAAACACGTTAAAGTTGGGTGGTTGTGTGGATGCTCTAGGAGGACTTGTTCATATTGTGATCGGCGATCCAGTTGTGAACAAATGTTGTCCAATTATCTCAGGAATAACAGATGTTGAAGCTGCTGTTTGTCTTTGCACCACTCTTAAGTTGAAAGCCTTAAATCTCAACATTTATGTGCCAATTGCACTTCAACTTCTTGTCACTTGTGGCAAATCCCCACCTCCTGGTTTCAAATGCGCTATCTAG
- the LOC124941381 gene encoding CCR4-NOT transcription complex subunit 10-like yields the protein MDSKDSSSSAPIVSRESVSFLEDEGIMSVAAVLAKDASFSFHSGKFAECIDALNQLLQRKEDDLKVLHNLAIATYFQEGCSGPKKLIEMLSEIKKRSDDLTCAYGEQAETVGDSVNKTITGSKGNNNSLHITLANSSHIGHGDKLDTSVVMLNIAVILFHLREYAKASSILDTLYQKIEPIDEVTALRICLLFMDVALILEDSLRFIEVTNYVEKAFCIGNTAAQSDGTIFIQQQSSNNTMTKSHSAPINTTISDSSNADSPMSGNTTEGSLLRTLSEENLENLISTMDMTGQSIIRASNSNLLSSSSEILRIPVDQYISTNDLRLKLHLYKVRFMLFTKNIKAAKREIKVAMAMNVASGKDSSMALLLKSQLEYARGNYRKAIKLVMASSGNRTEQGISSLCYNNLGCIYYRLGKQNASAIFFSKALDNCKRKDDGPLKLATFSQDKSLQITYNCGVQYLSSGKPLLAEHCFRKASSIFKDRPLLWLRIAECCLMELEILNRISDIKLLVIGKGKWRQLAVDDEKDMDIDDEQDDMDNNNKQSDLSFSLAKKCLVNALYLLNQKNSNGDSTLDWEGSRGRENQMMKQAVLADLAYVELELGNPLKSLYYSELLLKLPECSKIYIFLGNIYAAEALCLLDQPKEASEHLFVYLANTTGNGEQLPYSDEDCEQWKTVTRSVDSEEMSNGSHDFEFLKPREGCGSLYSSLAALMAVQGDLEQARQFAERALTLLPTNREAIITATYIDLVIGNVEEALVRLKQSSSVRFVPSSGLEMKSLV from the exons ATGGACTCCAAGGATTCGTCTTCATCGGCTCCAATTGTTAGTAGGGAAAGTGTTTCATTTCTTGAAGATGAAGGAATTATGTCTGTCGCAGCTGTACTGGCAAAGGATGCTAGCTTTTCATTTCATTCTGGGAAGTTTGCTGAATGTATTGATGCGTTGAATCAGCTTTTGCAGAGGAAAGAAGATGATCTGAAG GTTCTACACAATCTTGCTATTGCAACATACTTTCAAGAAGGCTGTTCAGGTCCCAAGAAGTTAATTGAAATGCTTAGTGAAATTAAG AAGAGAAGTGATGATCTTACATGTGCATATGGTGAACAAGCAGAGACTGTTGGTGATTCCGTAAACAAAACCATTACAGGATCCAAGGGAAATAACAATTCACTGCATATAACTTTGGCTAATAGTTCGCATATTGGTCATGGTGACAAACTTGATACTTCTGTCGTGATGCTAAATATA GCAGTCATCTTGTTTCATCTTCGTGAATATGCAAAGGCATCCTCCATTTTGGATACTTTATACCAGAAGATTGAACCAATTGATGAG GTAACAGCTCTTcgtatttgtcttctttttatgGACGTTGCTCTCATTTTGGAAGACTCGTTGAGATTTATT GAAGTTACCAACTATGTGGAGAAGGCTTTCTGCATTGGTAATACTGCAGCTCAAAGTGATGGCACGATCTTTATTCAGCAACAATCGTCCAACAACACAATGACCAAGTCTCATTCTGCTCCAATCAACACAACCATCTCCGATTCCTCTAATGCCGATTCTCCCATGTCTGGAAACACAACCGAAGGCTCATTATTGAGGACATTATCGGAAGAAAATCTCGAAAATCTAATTTCGACTATGGACATGACTGGACAGAGCATAATAAGGGCATCAAACTCGAACCTCCTGTCCTCCTCCAGTGAGATTTTAAGGATTCCAGTTGATCAGTACATATCGACCAACGATCTAAGGCTGAAACTGCATCTGTACAAGGTCCGGTTCATGCTCTTCACTAAAAACATCAAGGCCGCTAAACGTGAGATTAAGGTCGCGATGGCTATGAACGTAGCCAGCGGGAAAGATTCTTCCATGGCTCTTTTACTGAAGTCTCAACTCGAATACGCTCGAGGAAATTACCGTAAAGCCATCAAACTTGTGATGGCATCGTCGGGTAACAGGACCGAGCAGGGGATCTCGAGCTTATGTTACAACAACCTTGGATGCATTTATTATAGGTTGGGTAAACAAAATGCGTCGGCTATATTCTTTTCGAAAGCGTTGGATAACTGCAAGCGAAAGGATGATGGTCCTTTGAAGCTCGCCACTTTCTCGCAGGACAAATCTTTGCAAATAACGTATAATTGTGGTGTGCAGTATTTGTCGAGTGGGAAACCATTGTTGGCTGAACATTGCTTTCGTAAGGCTAGTTCGATCTTTAAAGACCGACCTCTATTGTGGCTTCGCATAGCTGAATGCTGTCTGATGGAACTCGAGATTCTGAATCGCATATCTGACATTAAACTTCTCGTTATCGGAAAGGGGAAGTGGAGGCAACTTGCAGTTGATGATGAAAAAGATATGGATATTGATGATGAACAAGATGATATggacaataataataaacagTCTGATTTGTCTTTTTCCCTGGCGAAGAAGTGTCTTGTCAATGCTTTGTATTTATTGAACCAGAAGAACTCTAATGGTGATTCAACGTTAGATTGGGAAGGTAGTCGTGGAAGAGAGAATCAGATGATGAAACAAGCTGTTCTTGCTGACCTGGCTTACGTAGAGCTTGAATTGGGTAATCCTTTGAAGTCGCTGTATTACTCTGAGCTTCTTCTGAAACTTCCGGAatgttctaaaatatatatcttcCTCGGAAATATATATGCTGCGGAAGCTCTCTGCTTGCTGGATCAGCCCAAGGAAGCTTCCGAACATTTGTTCGTTTATTTGGCAAATACTACTGGTAATGGTGAACAACTCCCTTATAGTGATGAAGATTGTGAGCAATGGAAAACCGTAACAAGAAGTGTGGATTCGGAAGAAATGAGTAATGGATCACATGATTTCGAGTTTCTAAAGCCTCGGGAAGGGTGTGGAAGCCTATACTCTAGCTTAGCTGCTTTGATGGCAGTTCAGGGAGATCTTGAACAGGCTCGTCAATTCGCAGAGCGGGCTTTGACATTATTACCCACGAACCGGGAAGCTATTATAACTGCCACTTATATTGATCTTGTGATAGGTAATGTCGAAGAAGCTCTCGTGAGATTGAAACAGAGCAGTAGTGTCAGGTTTGTTCCGAGTAGCGGTTTAGAGATGAAGAGTTTGGTTTAG